The following proteins come from a genomic window of Nitrospira sp.:
- a CDS encoding Phospho-N-acetylmuramoyl-pentapeptide-transferase produces MLYIWLYPLHKEFSFLNVFRYQSFRIIYAAVTAFLIAFVLAPWVIRKLQEIKLGQQIRDDGPKRHLAKSGTPTMGGILIIFAVTLSTLLWADISRPHIWLVLSATLGFCVIGFVDDYLKFIKARSKGLSASQKFTAQITIALIVALILYSLPGYNTKLSVPFFKNFMPDLGWFYVVFAVLVIVGSSNAVNLTDGLDGLAIGPVMIAALAYTVVAYVTGHRLMSEYLLIPHIDGAGELAVFTAAILGSSLGFLWFNTYPASVFMGDVGSLPLGAALGTVAVISKHELLLLMVGGVFVIEAVSVIFQVASYKSRGKRIFLMAPIHHHFEMKGWEEPKVVVRLWIIAILLALLSLSTLKLR; encoded by the coding sequence ATGCTGTATATCTGGCTCTACCCGCTCCATAAGGAATTCTCGTTTCTGAATGTTTTTCGTTATCAGAGCTTTCGCATCATTTATGCCGCCGTCACGGCGTTCCTGATCGCATTCGTGCTGGCACCGTGGGTGATCCGAAAGCTTCAAGAAATCAAGCTGGGGCAACAGATACGCGACGATGGACCGAAGCGGCATTTGGCCAAGAGTGGAACACCCACGATGGGCGGCATCCTCATTATCTTTGCAGTCACGCTGTCGACCTTGCTCTGGGCCGACATCTCACGCCCCCATATCTGGCTGGTTCTTTCCGCGACCCTGGGGTTTTGTGTCATTGGGTTTGTGGACGACTATCTCAAATTCATCAAGGCTCGCTCGAAAGGGCTCTCGGCATCGCAAAAGTTCACGGCACAAATAACCATTGCGCTCATCGTGGCCCTGATTTTGTACTCGCTACCCGGCTACAACACGAAGCTGAGCGTGCCGTTTTTTAAGAATTTCATGCCAGACTTGGGATGGTTTTATGTTGTCTTTGCCGTGCTGGTGATTGTCGGCAGTTCCAATGCCGTCAACCTCACTGATGGTCTCGATGGGCTGGCAATTGGTCCGGTAATGATTGCGGCATTGGCGTACACCGTGGTCGCCTACGTCACCGGTCACCGATTGATGTCGGAATATCTCCTGATTCCGCACATCGACGGAGCCGGAGAGTTGGCGGTCTTTACGGCGGCTATCCTGGGTTCGAGTCTTGGATTTCTTTGGTTCAACACCTATCCGGCCTCGGTCTTCATGGGGGATGTCGGTTCGCTTCCGCTTGGGGCGGCTCTTGGGACGGTAGCGGTCATCAGCAAGCATGAGTTGTTATTGCTGATGGTCGGCGGCGTCTTCGTGATCGAGGCGGTCTCGGTCATTTTTCAAGTGGCCTCATACAAATCCCGAGGAAAGCGGATCTTCCTCATGGCTCCGATTCACCACCATTTTGAGATGAAAGGGTGGGAAGAACCGAAAGTCGTCGTGCGTCTGTGGATCATCGCCATTTTGCTGGCGCTGTTGAGCTTGAGCACGCTGAAGTTGAGGTAA
- a CDS encoding UDP-N-acetylmuramoyl-L-alanine--D-glutamate ligase, producing the protein MVEVDTTQLTGVRVTVVGMARSGVAAARLLQDAGALVTVADRKDRGELLGMLGSLDQTATRLVLGNDYESALSQAELVVISPGVPYRLEALERVRHRGVRVISELDLASRFLSAPILALTGTNGKSTTVTLIGKMLQESGKRVFVGGNLGTAISEAAIQSLRAMKSGRPCPYDALVVEVSSFQLETVEQFHPWIAAILNVTVDHQDRYESIDEYIATKNRIFENQTPSDYALFNLDDARVAPLRQSARARVLGFTRTRTLPSDLAGGTYLDRDRIMTTIGGQMQEICARSEVKIIGNHNIENAMVAATYALLSGCPLGIIRQVLREFPGLEHALEVVRERRGIRFINDSKGTNVDATLKALESIDQPIWLIAGGRDKGGDFSRLVPAIRQRVKRLVLIGEAAPLIATAMKGYQGIERAGTLHEAVELAASEADAGDVVLLSPACASFDMFVDYQDRGRQFKALVQSLPE; encoded by the coding sequence ATGGTGGAGGTGGACACCACGCAGTTGACAGGGGTCCGTGTCACAGTCGTCGGGATGGCACGGAGCGGCGTCGCTGCTGCCCGCTTATTGCAGGACGCCGGCGCCTTGGTGACGGTGGCCGACCGGAAGGATCGGGGAGAGTTGCTCGGTATGCTTGGATCGCTGGATCAGACGGCAACCCGCCTCGTGCTAGGCAACGATTATGAATCGGCTCTCAGCCAGGCCGAACTCGTCGTGATCAGTCCGGGAGTCCCCTATCGGCTCGAAGCCCTTGAACGTGTTCGCCATCGAGGTGTGAGGGTCATCAGCGAACTCGATCTCGCATCGCGGTTTCTTTCTGCCCCCATTCTGGCGTTGACCGGCACCAATGGGAAGAGCACGACGGTTACGCTGATCGGGAAGATGCTGCAAGAGAGCGGAAAGCGGGTCTTTGTCGGCGGGAATCTGGGCACGGCGATCAGTGAAGCCGCCATACAATCGCTGCGAGCCATGAAGTCGGGCCGTCCATGCCCGTACGACGCTTTGGTAGTGGAAGTGTCCAGCTTCCAGCTCGAAACCGTCGAGCAGTTTCATCCATGGATTGCCGCAATTCTCAACGTGACGGTGGACCATCAGGATCGCTATGAGTCGATCGACGAATACATCGCGACCAAAAACAGAATATTCGAGAACCAAACCCCATCCGACTATGCTCTCTTCAATTTGGATGATGCGAGGGTGGCTCCTCTGCGGCAGAGCGCAAGGGCCAGGGTACTCGGTTTCACAAGGACCCGGACATTGCCTTCCGATCTGGCAGGGGGGACCTATCTCGATCGAGACCGCATCATGACGACCATTGGCGGTCAGATGCAGGAAATTTGTGCTCGGAGCGAGGTCAAGATCATCGGCAATCACAACATCGAAAACGCGATGGTGGCTGCAACGTATGCGCTCTTAAGCGGGTGTCCTCTCGGCATAATTCGTCAAGTTCTCAGAGAGTTTCCCGGATTGGAACATGCGTTGGAGGTCGTTCGTGAGCGGCGGGGCATACGGTTCATCAACGACTCCAAGGGGACCAACGTGGATGCGACACTCAAAGCGCTGGAGAGTATCGACCAGCCGATCTGGCTCATTGCCGGTGGACGTGACAAAGGGGGGGATTTCTCCAGGCTGGTTCCCGCAATTCGTCAGCGAGTGAAGCGACTTGTTTTAATCGGTGAGGCAGCACCGCTTATTGCGACTGCGATGAAAGGGTATCAGGGTATCGAACGGGCGGGCACATTGCATGAGGCCGTTGAGCTTGCGGCATCCGAAGCGGACGCCGGCGATGTGGTGCTTCTGTCGCCGGCCTGCGCGAGTTTCGACATGTTTGTCGATTACCAAGATCGAGGGCGGCAATTTAAAGCTCTTGTGCAATCGTTACCGGAGTAA
- a CDS encoding UDP-N-acetylmuramoyl-tripeptide--D-alanyl-D-alanine ligase: MTLFTVEELREVVSARVLAGEGMGWTKHRIRRISLDTRSLRPGDLFLALRGDRFDGHDFVATALSRGAVGVIVLDSYDVTELALKRGSKRTRPFILGVSDTLSAYQQLAAYHRGRFRIPVIAVTGSNGKTTTKDMVASVLARRWKILKTEGNLNNRVGVPQTLLRLNDRHKGAVIEMGVDNIGQTARLCEMARPTIGIITNIGPDHLEFFGTMEASAQAKAELLDFLPCDGTAILNADDSYYDYLAARARCHVVSFGFSSKADVRAMDVKSDGRNGTIFRLLLPGAVRHTTVHIRIAGEHNITNALAAGAVGLVLGLPGGMIAEGLSRFLPAAMRSQVSVNQGVKLIIDCYNANPASMKAAVQLLAQMGTKRKKIAVLGDMLELGPNAAQLHEEVGAFLACQGIDQLVACGVLARSLAKGAKQAGLDPTSILEMPDARAAAAVVKTVVQPGDAVLIKASRGMKLELVVDALQETKRTSKKAS; this comes from the coding sequence ATGACGCTGTTTACCGTCGAAGAATTGCGGGAAGTAGTCAGCGCGAGAGTCTTGGCCGGAGAGGGAATGGGATGGACAAAGCACCGTATCCGGCGAATCAGTCTCGATACTCGGTCTCTTCGACCTGGCGATCTCTTTCTTGCGCTACGAGGAGACCGATTCGACGGCCACGACTTTGTTGCCACAGCGCTGTCGCGCGGAGCGGTGGGGGTGATTGTGCTCGATTCGTACGATGTGACGGAGCTTGCCTTGAAGCGTGGCTCGAAGCGAACCCGGCCGTTTATCCTCGGCGTCAGCGACACACTCTCTGCATACCAGCAGCTGGCTGCGTATCATCGAGGTCGATTTCGAATACCTGTCATTGCCGTCACGGGAAGCAACGGCAAGACGACGACGAAGGACATGGTCGCCAGTGTCCTGGCTCGCCGCTGGAAGATCCTCAAGACCGAAGGCAACTTAAACAACCGTGTAGGAGTTCCGCAGACGCTGCTCCGTCTCAACGATCGACACAAGGGAGCGGTCATCGAGATGGGAGTCGATAATATCGGTCAGACCGCCAGACTGTGTGAAATGGCCCGACCCACGATCGGGATCATTACGAACATCGGCCCCGACCACTTGGAGTTTTTCGGGACGATGGAGGCATCAGCTCAGGCAAAGGCGGAGTTGCTCGATTTTCTTCCTTGTGATGGGACCGCAATCCTGAACGCAGATGATTCGTATTACGACTATCTTGCCGCACGAGCTCGATGTCATGTGGTGTCGTTTGGGTTTTCATCAAAGGCGGACGTTCGTGCGATGGACGTGAAATCCGACGGGAGGAATGGGACGATCTTTCGTCTTCTGCTTCCCGGAGCAGTACGTCACACTACTGTTCATATTCGAATTGCCGGAGAGCATAACATCACGAATGCCTTGGCCGCAGGAGCGGTCGGTTTGGTGTTGGGCTTGCCCGGAGGGATGATCGCTGAGGGACTGTCCCGTTTCCTGCCCGCTGCGATGCGATCACAGGTATCGGTCAATCAGGGCGTGAAGTTGATCATCGACTGTTACAACGCCAATCCTGCGTCTATGAAGGCGGCGGTGCAGCTGCTCGCACAAATGGGAACAAAACGAAAGAAAATTGCCGTCCTCGGAGACATGCTGGAACTCGGCCCGAATGCCGCTCAGCTGCATGAGGAAGTCGGAGCATTCTTGGCGTGCCAAGGTATCGATCAGCTCGTAGCCTGCGGTGTCTTAGCGAGAAGCCTCGCCAAAGGAGCGAAACAGGCGGGACTGGATCCGACGTCTATTCTCGAAATGCCGGATGCCCGCGCGGCAGCAGCTGTAGTGAAAACGGTTGTACAACCGGGTGATGCCGTGCTGATCAAAGCGTCGCGCGGCATGAAGCTAGAGCTTGTCGTTGACGCGCTCCAGGAAACAAAACGTACATCGAAAAAGGCTTCCTAA
- a CDS encoding peptidoglycan glycosyltransferase FtsI: protein MTGSFSRGRRYVLLLLLLCGFGVVLFRLVTLQVWQAAKLAAKADRQHQKTVSLEGARGTIADRHGKILAINVEVPSVFGIPNALDSPLTIARQLSPILHVRTDELERKLRQERSFVWLARKLDPEQGRRLDRLPLDGIGVVMEGRRFYPKGALLAHVLGFSGMDGEGLEGVEHRYESYLRGEKRMMVLQRDALGRTVFPKGMMERSPTPGQNLTLTIDEVIQYIAERELEDAVSRAQAKSGTMIVLNPKTGAVLAMAVSPRFDPNAVSALNPDRWRNRALTDAYEPGSTMKAMMAAAAIEEGVVRPNTMVFGEHGHMTVANTVIHDHERLGWVSFAQVIQKSSNIGAAKTGMALGEDRLYRYLQAFGFGQRTEIDLPGEGVGLVRNPREWGRRSVASISMGQEIGVTPLQMISAVAAIANGGVLMKPYVVSEIRDADGHILRQIPPQAKRRVISPETARSVTKILEGVITDGTGTKAAIRGFRVAGKTGTAQKIDPRTGTYSASRFIASFTGYVPADNPQLAMIVVIDEPQGEAWGGAVAAPVFSRVGEQVLSYLGVPSSEPVTLAMARK, encoded by the coding sequence GTGACCGGTTCCTTTTCTCGCGGTCGTCGGTATGTTCTGTTGTTGTTATTGTTATGCGGGTTTGGAGTGGTTCTGTTCCGATTGGTCACATTGCAAGTGTGGCAAGCGGCGAAACTTGCGGCCAAAGCGGATCGACAGCACCAAAAGACAGTATCGCTGGAAGGGGCGCGCGGCACGATTGCCGACCGACACGGCAAGATTCTGGCCATAAATGTAGAAGTGCCGTCCGTATTCGGAATCCCAAACGCGTTGGATAGTCCTCTCACGATCGCCCGGCAGTTATCGCCGATTCTGCATGTGAGGACCGATGAGTTGGAACGAAAACTTCGACAGGAGCGGAGTTTCGTGTGGTTGGCCCGAAAATTGGACCCTGAACAGGGGCGGCGGCTCGATCGTTTGCCGCTTGATGGAATTGGGGTTGTGATGGAAGGGAGACGGTTCTATCCAAAAGGGGCACTCCTGGCTCATGTGCTGGGTTTTTCAGGAATGGATGGTGAAGGTTTGGAAGGTGTAGAGCATCGATATGAATCGTACCTGCGTGGTGAGAAGCGGATGATGGTGCTGCAGCGCGATGCCTTAGGACGTACGGTGTTTCCCAAGGGAATGATGGAACGGAGTCCGACACCCGGCCAAAACCTCACGCTTACAATCGATGAGGTGATCCAGTATATCGCCGAAAGAGAGCTGGAGGACGCAGTTAGCCGTGCGCAGGCAAAGTCAGGCACAATGATTGTACTTAATCCAAAGACCGGAGCGGTGTTGGCTATGGCGGTTAGTCCGCGATTTGATCCCAATGCCGTGTCGGCTCTCAACCCTGATCGCTGGCGAAACAGAGCGCTTACGGATGCCTATGAGCCAGGGTCCACCATGAAGGCAATGATGGCCGCGGCGGCCATTGAGGAAGGAGTGGTAAGGCCGAATACGATGGTATTCGGCGAGCATGGCCATATGACGGTCGCGAACACCGTGATCCATGACCATGAGCGGCTGGGATGGGTATCCTTTGCCCAGGTGATTCAGAAGTCCAGCAATATCGGGGCGGCGAAAACCGGTATGGCGCTTGGAGAAGATCGGCTCTATCGATATCTCCAGGCATTCGGTTTCGGACAGCGAACGGAGATCGATCTCCCTGGGGAGGGGGTCGGATTGGTGAGAAATCCAAGAGAGTGGGGGCGCCGTTCGGTCGCATCTATTTCCATGGGGCAAGAGATCGGTGTAACGCCGCTTCAAATGATATCCGCAGTTGCAGCCATCGCAAACGGAGGTGTGTTGATGAAACCATACGTGGTTTCAGAAATACGGGATGCTGACGGCCACATCCTTAGGCAGATACCTCCTCAAGCCAAGCGACGGGTCATTTCTCCGGAAACGGCCCGCAGCGTGACGAAGATTCTTGAAGGCGTCATCACGGACGGCACCGGGACCAAGGCGGCTATTCGGGGATTTCGGGTGGCTGGGAAAACCGGTACGGCCCAAAAGATCGACCCACGAACCGGTACCTACTCGGCCTCACGATTTATTGCATCTTTCACAGGGTACGTGCCCGCTGACAACCCTCAGCTCGCAATGATTGTGGTTATCGATGAGCCTCAAGGTGAGGCGTGGGGCGGGGCTGTTGCCGCTCCCGTGTTTAGCCGTGTCGGGGAACAGGTATTAAGCTACTTAGGCGTGCCATCGAGTGAGCCCGTCACGTTGGCGATGGCCCGGAAATAG
- a CDS encoding UPF0234 protein Yitk: MADQFSFDVVSEVNMQELKNALDQATKEIKQRFDFKDSKTEITLKEKEKELVVVSDDEYKLKAVQEIIKTKCVKRGVSLKAFTQGAIEPALSGTVRQVAKIQSGLASDKAKEVTKAVKDSKLKVQAQIQGEQVRVLGKSKDELQSAIAFLKSKDFGVDLQFMNYR; encoded by the coding sequence ATGGCTGATCAGTTTTCATTCGACGTGGTGTCGGAAGTGAATATGCAGGAACTGAAGAATGCACTGGATCAGGCGACGAAAGAAATCAAGCAGCGGTTCGACTTCAAGGACTCGAAGACAGAGATCACGCTGAAGGAAAAGGAAAAAGAATTGGTCGTCGTTTCGGATGATGAGTACAAGCTCAAGGCGGTGCAGGAGATTATTAAAACGAAATGCGTGAAACGGGGCGTCTCGCTGAAAGCGTTCACGCAGGGCGCGATCGAGCCGGCGTTGAGTGGGACTGTGCGGCAAGTGGCGAAGATTCAAAGTGGCTTGGCATCGGACAAGGCCAAGGAGGTCACAAAGGCGGTCAAGGATTCCAAGCTGAAAGTCCAAGCACAGATTCAGGGCGAGCAGGTGCGGGTGCTGGGGAAGAGCAAGGATGAATTGCAGTCCGCGATCGCATTCTTGAAAAGTAAGGATTTCGGAGTCGACTTGCAGTTTATGAACTACCGATGA
- a CDS encoding 16S rRNA (cytosine(1402)-N(4))-methyltransferase, protein MIIGLDKDVEAIDFCRRRLNRFGDRIVLRQGDYRDLKSHLAEIGIAKVDGVLFDFGVSSPQLDDPSRGFSFQQEGPLDMRMDQTMGKTATDLVNRSSEHELADIIFQYGEERYARRIARAIVQERQCRPVETTGALVSIIARSVPGSYRHGRIHWATRTFQALRIAVNHELDSLESSLRDATEVLTSGGRICTISFHSLEDRIVKHTFRSLSQGSEATLSILTKKPVFPSKTECEANPRSRSAKLRVAERQQKTGLS, encoded by the coding sequence ATGATCATCGGGCTAGACAAGGACGTTGAGGCAATTGATTTCTGTAGGCGGCGCTTAAATCGATTTGGAGATCGTATTGTGTTGCGACAAGGAGACTATCGGGACTTGAAGTCGCATCTCGCTGAAATAGGTATCGCGAAAGTCGATGGTGTGCTCTTCGATTTTGGGGTTTCATCTCCACAGTTGGATGATCCGTCGCGAGGTTTCAGCTTTCAGCAAGAGGGTCCACTTGATATGCGTATGGATCAAACGATGGGGAAAACTGCGACAGATCTGGTGAACCGCAGTTCTGAACATGAGCTCGCAGACATAATCTTTCAGTATGGAGAAGAGCGATATGCCAGGCGGATTGCTCGAGCAATCGTGCAGGAAAGGCAATGTCGTCCGGTCGAGACCACGGGAGCGCTCGTTTCCATCATCGCGCGGTCCGTGCCGGGATCATATCGCCACGGACGGATTCACTGGGCAACGCGTACATTTCAGGCGCTTCGTATTGCAGTGAATCATGAACTGGACTCATTGGAGTCGTCGCTTCGAGATGCAACCGAAGTGCTGACTTCGGGAGGAAGGATCTGCACGATTTCCTTTCATTCTCTCGAAGATCGTATCGTCAAACATACATTCCGGTCCCTCTCACAAGGGTCGGAAGCGACCCTTTCGATACTTACCAAGAAACCGGTCTTTCCTTCTAAAACAGAATGTGAAGCGAATCCCCGATCGCGAAGCGCTAAATTACGAGTCGCTGAGCGCCAACAAAAGACGGGTCTTTCATGA
- a CDS encoding UDP-N-acetylmuramoyl-dipeptide--2,6-diaminopimelate ligase: MATLLQALEGQVRILDRHGNLDVSIKSITDDSRAVSTGSLFVAVKGERVDGHKFIPAAVKRGMAALVSQQPVNGVLLPLVRVDDSRKALGLLGSRFYGDPSSHIRMIGVTGTNGKTTTTYVCKALLEALHHPVGLIGTVAYQIGERTMPATHTTPGSLELQQLLATMVAGGCTTAVMEVSSHALAQDRTSGCEYDVAVFSNLTQDHLDFHKTMEEYFQAKLRLFTGLKRGLKANKRAIINIDDRYGNRIVEACHAPVWTYALRAKADLRAEAVRLSLEGTTFTAATPFGNFTIESHLVGEHNIYNLLAAIGVALHEGATPAQICDAVTRIINVPGRFERVIAGQPFTVAVDYAHTEDALVRLLAAAQALKTGRIITVFGCGGDRDRGKRPKMGEAAVRYSDVVILTSDNPRTEDPLSILEQVEVGVIEALRQRPHVQYRKVPDRREAIEEAVREAHSADMVLIAGKGHEDYQILGTQKVHFDDREVARDAIQRLGTRL, translated from the coding sequence ATGGCAACCCTGCTTCAGGCACTGGAAGGACAGGTGAGGATTCTTGATCGTCATGGAAATTTGGACGTGTCCATAAAATCGATCACTGATGATTCCCGAGCCGTTTCGACCGGCAGTCTCTTTGTAGCGGTAAAAGGGGAGAGGGTCGATGGGCACAAATTTATTCCGGCGGCAGTGAAGAGAGGCATGGCCGCATTGGTGTCGCAACAGCCGGTGAATGGGGTGTTGCTTCCATTGGTCCGCGTTGACGACTCCAGAAAGGCACTTGGATTATTGGGAAGCCGCTTTTACGGAGACCCCTCGTCGCATATTCGGATGATCGGCGTGACCGGGACAAACGGAAAAACCACCACGACCTATGTCTGCAAAGCGCTTCTGGAAGCCCTGCATCACCCGGTAGGATTGATTGGAACAGTCGCCTATCAGATCGGTGAACGCACGATGCCGGCAACACACACGACACCCGGCTCTCTTGAACTACAACAGTTGCTGGCCACGATGGTCGCCGGCGGGTGCACCACTGCAGTGATGGAAGTGTCCTCTCACGCTCTGGCGCAGGATCGCACGAGCGGATGCGAATATGATGTGGCGGTCTTTTCGAATTTGACTCAGGACCATCTCGATTTCCACAAAACCATGGAGGAGTACTTCCAAGCAAAACTGAGGCTTTTTACAGGATTGAAGAGAGGTCTTAAGGCGAATAAACGAGCGATCATCAATATCGATGATCGCTATGGGAATCGTATTGTCGAGGCCTGCCACGCCCCGGTTTGGACCTATGCATTAAGAGCCAAGGCAGATCTGCGTGCTGAAGCGGTACGGTTGTCTCTTGAAGGAACAACCTTTACCGCTGCGACTCCGTTCGGAAACTTCACCATTGAGAGTCACCTCGTCGGTGAGCACAACATCTATAATTTATTAGCTGCTATCGGAGTCGCGCTTCACGAAGGAGCCACACCTGCACAAATTTGTGATGCTGTGACAAGGATCATTAACGTGCCGGGACGGTTTGAACGTGTGATCGCAGGCCAGCCGTTCACGGTGGCCGTGGATTACGCCCATACCGAAGACGCGCTCGTCCGATTGCTGGCGGCGGCACAAGCCCTGAAAACGGGACGCATCATCACAGTCTTTGGGTGCGGTGGAGACCGCGACCGGGGAAAGAGGCCGAAGATGGGAGAAGCGGCCGTACGCTACAGCGACGTCGTGATATTGACTTCGGACAACCCCAGAACCGAGGATCCCCTCTCAATTCTAGAACAAGTCGAAGTCGGAGTGATCGAGGCGCTGCGGCAACGGCCACACGTCCAGTACCGAAAAGTGCCTGATCGACGGGAAGCCATCGAGGAAGCGGTGAGGGAGGCCCATAGTGCCGACATGGTATTGATCGCCGGTAAAGGGCACGAAGATTATCAGATTCTCGGCACGCAGAAGGTCCATTTCGACGATCGCGAGGTGGCGCGCGATGCCATCCAACGACTTGGGACCCGCCTCTAG
- a CDS encoding peptidoglycan glycosyltransferase FtsW — MPQRSAGTLALPWSTVSARPPKRVGMDHILLFVAIMLALVGLVMIFSASAVVAGQKHHDSWYYLKRQLAWLTLGLVLLHVVSRVDYIWWRRLALPLLGLIIVLLVVVLIPSVGVSANGARRWLRLGSISIQPAEMAKLISMIYLAAYLAKKENRLRHFSTGLLPALLIIGIISGLVLMEPDLGTIVVIGLVTAGMLFLGGARITHLLSLVPVALVGVAALIWLSPYRWQRLIAFFYPERDPTGTGFQINQSFLAFGSGGLFGVGLGEGKQKLFFLPEAHTDFVLALVGEELGFVGAGIIVLSFALFVIRGFQISTRARIPFGRYLGIGITTLIGIQALINACVVTGLLPTKGLTLPFVSYGGSSLVISLTGVGILLNISRDRQAGREETSRQSGRGWASRQ, encoded by the coding sequence ATGCCACAGAGATCTGCAGGGACCTTGGCGTTGCCGTGGTCCACGGTCAGCGCGCGCCCTCCGAAGCGGGTGGGGATGGATCATATCTTGCTGTTTGTAGCCATTATGCTGGCGCTGGTCGGCCTTGTGATGATCTTCAGCGCAAGTGCCGTGGTGGCCGGCCAGAAGCACCACGACTCATGGTACTACCTGAAGCGGCAACTGGCATGGCTCACGCTTGGTTTGGTGCTTTTGCATGTAGTGTCTCGGGTCGATTACATATGGTGGAGGCGCCTTGCGCTTCCTCTCCTCGGCCTCATCATTGTGTTGCTGGTGGTTGTCCTTATTCCTTCCGTCGGTGTCTCCGCCAATGGGGCCCGGCGTTGGTTACGGTTGGGGTCTATTTCGATTCAGCCGGCCGAGATGGCGAAGTTGATCAGTATGATCTATCTCGCTGCGTACCTCGCCAAAAAAGAAAATCGGCTTCGGCATTTTTCGACCGGGCTGCTGCCGGCGCTGCTCATTATTGGGATCATCAGTGGGTTGGTCCTCATGGAACCAGATTTGGGGACCATTGTGGTGATCGGATTGGTGACGGCTGGCATGTTGTTCCTCGGTGGAGCAAGAATAACCCATCTCCTCAGTCTCGTGCCGGTTGCGTTGGTCGGAGTGGCGGCGTTGATATGGTTATCACCCTATCGATGGCAACGGCTCATCGCGTTTTTCTATCCGGAGCGGGATCCGACCGGGACGGGATTCCAGATCAACCAATCGTTTCTTGCATTCGGCAGCGGGGGACTCTTCGGGGTTGGGTTGGGGGAAGGCAAACAAAAATTGTTCTTTCTTCCGGAAGCCCATACCGATTTTGTGCTGGCACTCGTCGGCGAAGAGCTCGGGTTCGTTGGAGCGGGGATCATCGTTCTTTCTTTCGCGCTCTTCGTAATCCGGGGGTTTCAGATCTCCACCAGGGCGCGGATACCGTTCGGACGCTATCTGGGAATCGGCATCACGACGCTCATCGGTATCCAGGCACTGATCAATGCCTGTGTTGTGACGGGGTTGTTGCCGACCAAGGGTCTGACATTGCCGTTCGTCAGTTATGGCGGATCGTCCTTGGTGATCAGCCTGACCGGAGTAGGGATTTTGCTGAACATCTCGCGGGATCGACAGGCTGGACGAGAAGAGACGAGCCGGCAGAGCGGACGTGGATGGGCGAGCCGACAATGA